One stretch of Bradyrhizobium canariense DNA includes these proteins:
- a CDS encoding GMC family oxidoreductase has product MARRLPRKDVVIVGLGWTGSILAYELSRTGLEVVAIERGPWRDTATDFNIGTAPDELRYAVRHDVFLRPKQETLTMRNNPSQTALPIRKWGSFLPGNGVGGAGVHWNGQTWRFLPNDFRIRSHMIERYGEAIFPEGNHIQDWPVSYDELEPYYDKFEYLAGISGKAGNIKGQIQPGGNPFEGARDRDYPTPPMKQGYAQELFTKAASGLGLHPFPRPSANISAAYTNPYGCSMAPCTYCGFCERFGCANYSKASPQTCVLPALVRQPTFEARTDSEVMKVNLSADGKTATGVTYVDLNGQEWEQPADLVLVCAYGLFNVRLLLLSGIGKPYDPAQDEGVVGRNYAYQTGSGSTAFFEDAKFNPFAAAGSLGVAADDYNSDNFDHAPHGFVGGASITSAHTNGRPILYHPTPRGTPTWGSKWKKAVSETYQRVTSVGAQGSVMSYRNNYLDLDPTYKDPLGRPLMRMTFDYQDNERKMANWMADRCDEIAKAMGAKQTQLNRLVGPWSVVPYQTTHNTGGAVFGNDPKTSVLNRYLQSWDVSNVFVMGASAFPQNAGYNPTGTVGALTYWSLEAIQRYLRSPGPLVQL; this is encoded by the coding sequence ATGGCGCGCCGTCTGCCACGCAAGGATGTCGTGATCGTCGGCCTCGGCTGGACCGGATCGATCCTGGCCTATGAACTCTCGCGCACGGGTTTGGAAGTCGTCGCGATCGAGCGCGGCCCGTGGCGCGATACCGCAACCGACTTCAATATCGGCACGGCGCCGGACGAATTGCGTTATGCCGTGCGCCACGACGTTTTCCTGCGCCCAAAGCAGGAAACGCTCACGATGCGAAACAATCCTTCGCAGACGGCGTTGCCGATCCGCAAATGGGGCAGCTTCCTGCCGGGCAATGGCGTCGGCGGCGCGGGAGTGCACTGGAACGGTCAGACCTGGCGTTTTCTGCCCAACGACTTTCGCATTCGCAGCCACATGATCGAGCGCTACGGCGAAGCAATTTTTCCGGAAGGAAACCACATTCAGGACTGGCCGGTCAGCTATGATGAGCTCGAACCCTATTACGACAAGTTCGAGTATCTTGCGGGCATCTCCGGCAAGGCCGGCAACATCAAGGGCCAGATCCAGCCGGGGGGCAATCCTTTCGAAGGCGCGCGCGACAGGGATTATCCGACGCCGCCGATGAAACAAGGCTACGCCCAGGAATTATTCACCAAGGCGGCAAGCGGTCTCGGCCTGCATCCCTTTCCCCGTCCATCCGCCAATATTTCTGCCGCTTATACCAATCCGTATGGATGCAGCATGGCGCCCTGCACCTATTGCGGCTTCTGTGAGCGTTTCGGCTGTGCCAATTATTCCAAGGCGTCGCCGCAAACCTGCGTATTGCCGGCGCTCGTTCGCCAGCCGACTTTCGAGGCGCGGACCGACAGCGAAGTCATGAAGGTCAACCTGTCCGCCGACGGCAAGACCGCCACCGGCGTCACCTATGTCGATCTCAACGGCCAGGAATGGGAGCAGCCGGCAGATCTTGTGCTGGTCTGCGCCTACGGGCTCTTCAACGTACGCCTGCTGCTGCTGTCGGGAATCGGCAAGCCCTACGATCCCGCGCAGGACGAGGGCGTCGTCGGACGCAATTACGCCTACCAGACCGGCTCCGGTTCAACGGCATTTTTCGAGGACGCCAAGTTCAATCCGTTCGCGGCGGCAGGTTCGCTCGGCGTCGCGGCGGACGACTATAACAGCGACAATTTCGATCACGCCCCGCATGGCTTCGTCGGCGGGGCTTCCATCACCTCTGCCCATACCAACGGGCGGCCCATTCTCTATCACCCGACGCCGCGCGGCACGCCGACATGGGGCAGCAAATGGAAAAAGGCGGTCAGCGAAACCTATCAGCGTGTCACCAGCGTCGGCGCGCAAGGCAGCGTCATGAGTTATCGCAACAACTATCTCGACCTCGATCCGACCTATAAGGATCCGCTCGGCCGGCCCTTGATGCGCATGACGTTCGACTATCAGGACAACGAACGCAAGATGGCGAACTGGATGGCCGATCGCTGCGATGAAATCGCCAAGGCGATGGGGGCCAAGCAAACCCAGTTAAATCGACTGGTCGGCCCGTGGTCGGTGGTTCCGTATCAGACCACGCACAACACCGGTGGCGCCGTTTTTGGCAACGATCCGAAGACCAGCGTGCTCAACCGCTATCTTCAGTCCTGGGATGTGTCGAACGTGTTCGTCATGGGCGCTTCGGCGTTTCCGCAAAACGCAGGCTACAATCCGACCGGCACCGTCGGCGCGCTGACCTATTGGTCGCTCGAAGCGATCCAGCGCTATCTCAGATCTCCCGGCCCGCTGGTGCAGCTATGA
- a CDS encoding gluconate 2-dehydrogenase subunit 3 family protein, which translates to MAHLGSHSPDGKPLTSAATRHPRHITRRSLLASAALLITTGGASARVVTKVLPWDPNEAYPVVPVKPGGYLFFTSEEAAIVDAVVDRLIPTDDLGPGAKDAGVTTFIDRQLTGPYGGHDWLYMQGPFSASPLPTQGLQSPLVPRQQYRLGLAALEAYCKTSFGGRGFVQLTVDEQERLLTAMEKGEVVLPNFSSKMLFSAIHSNTLEGFFADPIYGGNRDMAGWKLIGFPGVRYDYRDVMEKPNQTYQLPPVAMQGRPAWGEH; encoded by the coding sequence ATGGCGCATCTGGGCTCTCATTCGCCAGACGGAAAACCTCTGACGTCCGCGGCCACCCGGCATCCCCGCCACATTACGCGCCGAAGCTTGCTGGCAAGCGCGGCTCTCCTCATCACAACCGGCGGCGCCAGTGCCCGCGTGGTGACCAAGGTTTTGCCGTGGGATCCCAACGAGGCCTATCCTGTGGTGCCGGTAAAGCCCGGCGGCTATCTCTTTTTTACATCCGAGGAAGCTGCCATCGTCGATGCCGTTGTCGATCGCCTGATTCCAACTGACGATCTCGGGCCAGGTGCGAAGGATGCGGGCGTCACGACCTTTATCGACCGCCAGTTGACGGGGCCCTATGGTGGGCATGACTGGCTCTACATGCAGGGACCATTTTCCGCATCGCCGTTGCCGACCCAGGGTTTGCAGTCACCGCTGGTCCCGCGACAACAATACCGTCTGGGGCTCGCGGCGCTGGAGGCCTATTGCAAGACAAGCTTCGGCGGTCGCGGCTTCGTTCAGCTCACTGTTGATGAGCAGGAAAGGCTGCTGACCGCCATGGAAAAGGGCGAGGTGGTACTGCCGAATTTCAGCAGCAAGATGCTGTTCTCGGCAATCCACAGCAATACGCTGGAAGGCTTCTTCGCCGATCCCATTTATGGCGGCAATCGCGACATGGCGGGATGGAAGCTGATCGGTTTCCCCGGCGTTCGCTACGATTATCGCGACGTCATGGAGAAGCCTAATCAGACTTACCAGTTGCCTCCGGTCGCCATGCAAGGCCGCCCAGCGTGGGGAGAGCACTGA
- a CDS encoding sulfite exporter TauE/SafE family protein: MIGIGSFLLLSVAVFFGAFVSSLAGFAFSAVAGAILLHVLQPLEAIPLMMACSIGVQAANLWALRKNIRWKESSILIFGGLLGIPVAVWLLDNTDAHTFREGFGLAVATYAGYMLSRPSLADQQQMKRSGNALVGFGGGLIGGLTAMPGALPTIWCDMHGVSKNQQRGLVQPFIAVMQISALALMLFRHDLSRTVLVNFALSVPALLAGSALGIIAFRNVNEMTFRRIILAILLVSGILLVF, encoded by the coding sequence ATGATCGGCATCGGGTCGTTTCTCCTGCTCAGCGTAGCTGTGTTCTTCGGCGCCTTTGTTTCGAGTCTCGCGGGCTTCGCCTTTTCGGCGGTGGCTGGTGCTATTCTGCTGCATGTTCTGCAACCGCTGGAAGCCATTCCATTGATGATGGCGTGCAGCATCGGCGTTCAGGCCGCAAATCTGTGGGCTTTGCGGAAGAACATTCGCTGGAAGGAAAGCTCGATTCTGATATTTGGCGGACTGCTGGGTATTCCCGTTGCGGTGTGGTTGCTGGACAATACCGATGCTCACACGTTCCGGGAGGGATTCGGTCTGGCTGTCGCCACTTACGCCGGATACATGCTGTCCAGGCCAAGCCTCGCCGACCAGCAACAGATGAAGCGAAGCGGCAATGCGCTCGTCGGCTTTGGTGGCGGCCTCATTGGAGGCTTAACTGCGATGCCGGGTGCGCTTCCGACCATCTGGTGCGACATGCACGGCGTGTCGAAGAACCAGCAGCGTGGTCTGGTTCAGCCCTTCATTGCCGTGATGCAGATATCCGCGCTTGCCCTGATGCTGTTTCGGCACGATCTGTCGCGCACGGTCTTGGTCAACTTCGCCCTCAGTGTCCCGGCGCTCTTGGCCGGATCGGCACTCGGCATCATCGCGTTCCGCAACGTCAACGAGATGACGTTCCGGCGCATCATCCTGGCCATCCTCCTGGTCTCGGGTATTTTGCTGGTCTTCTGA
- a CDS encoding MBL fold metallo-hydrolase: MTNFNRRDALKVSASFALAAAAGGFSCVEMAKAGPIEVPTIDKLSVRVLVDSASDIFFRPQTANGVTTEPGRSADSLRPLHSEWGLSLLLEPQRGDQKRTFLLDYGWTPEAINGNMDLLKVDASKIDTLILSHGHFDHWGGLFGFLDKHRRDLPADITMYAGGEDNFCQRYAGKNALGELSDFGMLDRRDIAKHDVKLVLCETPVVIGGQAFTTGKIKRNSIEKVLPNTLVEFKQKDGAGCNASHYLPAEMEGKIVPDEHIHEHATCFNLKDKGLIVISSCGHVGIVNSVRQAMEVSGVEKIHAIMGGFHLGPAPADYLTQVVSEIGKLNPDVLIPMHCSGLNFTREAQQQMPGKVLTTTTGSRITFGI, encoded by the coding sequence ATGACCAACTTCAATCGACGTGACGCATTGAAGGTGTCTGCAAGCTTTGCGCTGGCGGCTGCAGCCGGCGGCTTTTCCTGCGTCGAGATGGCCAAAGCTGGCCCCATCGAGGTGCCGACCATCGACAAGCTCAGCGTCCGCGTTCTGGTCGATAGCGCCAGCGACATCTTCTTCCGGCCGCAGACCGCGAACGGCGTGACTACCGAGCCCGGCCGTTCCGCGGATTCGCTGCGCCCGCTGCATAGCGAATGGGGATTATCGTTGTTGCTGGAGCCGCAGCGCGGCGACCAAAAGCGTACCTTCCTGCTGGACTATGGTTGGACGCCCGAGGCGATCAACGGCAACATGGACTTGCTGAAGGTCGACGCGTCAAAAATCGACACCCTCATCCTGAGCCATGGCCATTTCGATCATTGGGGCGGCCTGTTCGGATTCCTCGACAAGCACCGCAGGGATCTGCCCGCCGATATTACGATGTATGCGGGCGGAGAGGATAATTTCTGCCAGCGCTATGCCGGGAAGAACGCGCTCGGCGAATTGAGCGACTTCGGCATGCTCGACCGCCGCGATATCGCCAAGCACGATGTCAAGCTCGTGCTGTGCGAAACACCGGTCGTGATCGGCGGTCAGGCGTTCACGACAGGCAAGATCAAACGCAACAGCATCGAAAAGGTGCTGCCGAATACCCTGGTAGAGTTCAAGCAAAAGGACGGCGCCGGATGCAACGCGAGCCACTATCTGCCGGCCGAAATGGAAGGCAAGATCGTGCCCGATGAGCACATCCACGAGCACGCGACGTGCTTCAACCTGAAGGACAAGGGTCTCATCGTCATCAGTTCCTGCGGCCATGTCGGTATCGTCAATTCCGTGCGCCAGGCGATGGAAGTGTCTGGCGTCGAGAAGATCCACGCCATCATGGGCGGCTTCCACCTCGGGCCTGCTCCGGCGGATTACCTCACCCAGGTCGTGAGCGAGATCGGCAAGTTGAACCCCGACGTCCTCATTCCCATGCACTGCAGCGGCCTGAACTTCACCAGGGAAGCCCAGCAGCAAATGCCGGGCAAAGTCCTGACCACAACCACCGGCAGCCGCATCACCTTCGGTATCTGA
- a CDS encoding SCO family protein, with product MTGARACALFVAAFLFGCSLLFGGGSARAAEQPSAAEMMDDLMYGRGTVGGPFTLTDQNGKPRSDSDFRGKLMIVYFGYTSCPDVCPTDLMAITQALDALGPAAEGIQPVFITIDPERDTKILAEYLSAFHRSFVGLTGSPEEIRRVANAYKAFYVKVQDERGGDYSIDHAGVVYLMGRDGQYLGFMPPQTNPDRLTEILRKNLAK from the coding sequence ATGACCGGTGCAAGGGCGTGTGCGCTGTTTGTCGCCGCGTTCTTGTTCGGCTGTAGCCTGCTGTTTGGTGGGGGCTCGGCCAGGGCAGCCGAACAGCCGTCGGCCGCCGAGATGATGGATGACCTGATGTACGGCCGTGGGACAGTCGGCGGCCCGTTCACGCTGACCGACCAGAACGGCAAGCCACGCAGCGACAGCGATTTTCGCGGCAAACTGATGATCGTGTATTTCGGCTATACGTCTTGCCCCGACGTCTGCCCCACCGATCTGATGGCTATCACGCAGGCCCTGGACGCCCTGGGGCCGGCCGCCGAAGGCATACAACCTGTTTTTATCACGATCGATCCGGAGCGAGATACCAAAATACTGGCGGAATATCTCTCCGCCTTCCATCGCAGTTTCGTCGGACTAACCGGCTCTCCCGAGGAGATCCGCCGCGTCGCCAACGCCTACAAGGCGTTTTACGTCAAAGTGCAGGACGAGCGCGGCGGAGACTATTCGATCGACCACGCCGGCGTCGTCTACCTGATGGGCCGCGACGGCCAGTACCTCGGCTTCATGCCGCCGCAGACCAATCCCGATCGCTTGACCGAGATTTTGCGTAAAAATCTCGCCAAGTGA
- a CDS encoding ABC transporter substrate-binding protein, translated as MFARKLAIFGVTAAGLLWSPAAFAQISDDVVKIGVLTDMNGPASTPTGQGSVTAAQMAVDDFGGKVLGKPISVIVGDHQDKPDIGAGIARRWYDTEQVDLIVDVPVSAVGLAVQGIANEKKRMFITHSTGAADFHGKFCSPYTMQWVFDTRALAVGTAQEVVKRGGDSWFFITDDYAFGHSLERDASSVIVKNGGKVIGSVKPPFATPDLSSFILQAQASKAKIIGIAGGPPNNMNEIKTAGEFGVLKGGQQMAGLLALITDIHSLGLQAAQGLLLTTSFYWDMDDKTREWSKRYFAKMNRMPTMWQAGVYSSVMSYLNAIKDSGTDEPLKVAAKMREKPIEDFFSRNGKLREDGLMVHDLVLVQVKKPEESKYPWDYYQILAHIPGDQAFGPPDPACPLVKQ; from the coding sequence ATGTTCGCGAGAAAACTGGCCATATTTGGCGTCACTGCGGCTGGCCTGCTGTGGTCGCCTGCGGCCTTTGCCCAGATATCGGACGACGTGGTCAAGATCGGTGTACTCACCGACATGAACGGGCCCGCCTCCACGCCGACCGGACAGGGTTCGGTCACGGCAGCGCAAATGGCCGTCGACGATTTCGGCGGTAAGGTATTGGGCAAGCCGATTTCGGTGATTGTCGGCGATCATCAGGACAAGCCGGATATCGGGGCCGGTATTGCCCGGCGCTGGTACGACACTGAGCAGGTCGATTTGATCGTGGACGTGCCGGTGTCCGCGGTGGGGCTGGCGGTGCAGGGCATTGCCAACGAAAAGAAGCGGATGTTCATCACGCACTCGACGGGGGCGGCTGACTTCCACGGCAAATTCTGTTCGCCCTACACCATGCAATGGGTGTTCGATACCCGCGCGCTCGCGGTCGGCACCGCGCAGGAAGTGGTGAAACGCGGCGGCGACAGCTGGTTCTTCATCACCGACGATTATGCGTTCGGCCACTCGCTGGAACGCGACGCCTCGAGCGTCATTGTCAAGAATGGCGGCAAGGTGATCGGCTCGGTGAAGCCACCGTTTGCGACCCCCGATCTGTCGTCATTCATTCTTCAGGCCCAGGCTTCCAAGGCCAAGATCATCGGCATCGCCGGTGGACCGCCGAACAACATGAACGAGATCAAGACCGCCGGTGAATTCGGCGTCTTGAAGGGCGGCCAGCAGATGGCCGGCCTGCTCGCGCTGATCACCGACATCCATTCGCTGGGTCTGCAGGCGGCGCAGGGACTGTTGCTGACCACATCGTTCTACTGGGACATGGACGACAAGACGCGCGAATGGTCGAAGCGTTATTTTGCCAAGATGAACCGGATGCCGACCATGTGGCAGGCCGGCGTCTATTCGTCGGTCATGAGCTATCTCAATGCGATCAAGGACTCGGGCACCGACGAGCCGCTCAAGGTGGCGGCGAAGATGCGCGAAAAACCGATCGAGGATTTCTTCTCACGCAACGGCAAGCTTCGCGAGGACGGCCTGATGGTTCACGACCTCGTGCTGGTGCAGGTGAAAAAACCTGAAGAGTCCAAATATCCGTGGGACTATTATCAAATCCTGGCTCATATCCCTGGCGACCAGGCTTTCGGTCCCCCCGACCCCGCCTGCCCGCTCGTGAAGCAATGA
- a CDS encoding M1 family metallopeptidase, translated as MAFTRRNLAAALAATLVLMLPVSGSVAAERNYSFDTTPGKLPKTVIPVHYAIELTPDLEKLSLAGVEVVDIEAREPTARLTLNAVNMTLGAATIDGDTQRADITLDAAAESATLTFTQPITTGTHRLRIAFTARINSFGRGLFFVDYPTDQGIRRMISSQLEPADARRIFPCWDEPAFKATFALTVTVPRSFLAVSNMPVAHEEAVNSDLKQVTFALTPKMSSYLFVLSAGELERITAQADGVTIGVVTTAGKAEKGRFALDNAVKLLDYYNDYFGVKYPLPKLDLIAVPGGFGGAMENWGGITFFESRLLFDPATNANTARRSIFSVLAHEMAHQWFGDLVTMGWWDNLWLNEGFASWMQEKAAAHFYPQWRTWLNGYGQKQYAMALDARRTSHPIQQPIADQSEATTAFDGITYNKGQALIRMLESYLGDQAFRAGIRNYMAAHAYGNSTTADLWQALESAAGKPVTGIAASFTEQDGVPLIIAETTCNGTEQRMSLRQDRFMIAPARSTSANDDAKVLSPRHWQIPIAVGPLRATQPAEILLDGSAEIAAGSCGDPVKVNLGDVGYYRVEYGPRSREALAKSLTTMTPEDRVNFLADQWALVQAGRTELASYLTLTEGISADDHRTVWDQVIGTLSRLDRLARDRSARPALQAYARARLRPVFDRLGWDATGPDNDDEALLRSSLIRALGEFGDVEIIAEAKRRFAGFVQNPQSLPSALRDTVAQVVGISADRASYDTLISLARKSTVTSERLRYYYAAASARDATLARATLALTLTDELPSTIINGIISAVASSGEQPDLAWDFVQQNLDALTARQGPSFRDAFIPEVMTNFSDETHAIELAHFAPAQATSGGRVMVARALETIAIADDLKTRALPAIDAWTKTHNGR; from the coding sequence ATGGCATTCACGCGACGTAACCTTGCCGCGGCGCTGGCCGCAACGCTTGTGCTGATGCTCCCGGTATCAGGCAGTGTTGCGGCCGAACGAAATTATTCCTTCGATACCACGCCGGGTAAACTGCCGAAGACGGTTATTCCCGTCCACTACGCGATCGAACTCACACCCGATCTTGAGAAGCTCTCGCTCGCGGGTGTCGAGGTTGTGGACATCGAAGCCCGCGAGCCGACCGCGCGGCTGACCCTCAATGCGGTCAACATGACGCTTGGTGCCGCCACCATCGATGGCGATACGCAGCGCGCGGACATCACGCTCGATGCCGCCGCCGAAAGCGCCACGCTCACCTTCACGCAGCCGATCACGACCGGCACACACCGGCTGCGCATCGCCTTCACGGCGCGGATCAACAGCTTCGGCCGGGGCCTCTTCTTTGTCGATTACCCGACCGACCAGGGCATCAGGCGGATGATCTCAAGCCAGCTCGAGCCGGCCGACGCCAGACGAATCTTCCCGTGCTGGGACGAACCGGCTTTCAAGGCGACGTTCGCCCTGACGGTCACGGTGCCGCGCTCGTTCCTGGCCGTCAGCAACATGCCGGTCGCGCATGAGGAAGCGGTCAACTCCGACCTGAAGCAGGTTACTTTCGCATTGACGCCGAAAATGTCGAGCTACCTGTTCGTGCTCTCGGCCGGCGAACTCGAACGGATCACGGCGCAGGCGGATGGCGTAACGATCGGCGTCGTCACGACCGCGGGCAAAGCCGAAAAGGGACGCTTCGCGCTCGATAACGCGGTCAAATTGCTGGACTATTATAACGATTATTTTGGCGTGAAATATCCACTCCCCAAACTGGACCTGATCGCGGTGCCCGGCGGATTCGGCGGCGCCATGGAGAACTGGGGCGGCATCACCTTCTTTGAGAGCCGGCTATTGTTCGACCCCGCAACGAATGCAAACACTGCGCGGCGCAGTATCTTCAGCGTGCTGGCGCACGAAATGGCGCATCAATGGTTTGGCGATCTCGTCACCATGGGCTGGTGGGACAACCTTTGGCTCAACGAGGGTTTTGCCAGCTGGATGCAGGAGAAGGCAGCCGCACATTTCTATCCGCAATGGCGAACCTGGCTCAACGGCTACGGCCAGAAACAATACGCCATGGCGCTCGATGCACGACGCACCTCGCACCCAATCCAGCAGCCGATCGCCGACCAGAGCGAGGCCACGACCGCCTTCGACGGCATCACCTACAATAAGGGCCAGGCGCTGATACGGATGCTGGAAAGCTATCTCGGCGATCAGGCCTTCCGCGCCGGCATCCGCAACTACATGGCCGCGCACGCCTATGGCAACTCCACCACCGCCGATCTCTGGCAGGCGCTGGAAAGCGCGGCAGGCAAGCCCGTGACCGGCATCGCCGCGTCCTTCACCGAGCAGGACGGCGTGCCGCTGATTATCGCCGAGACCACCTGCAACGGCACCGAACAACGCATGTCGCTGCGGCAGGACCGCTTCATGATCGCCCCCGCTCGATCCACCTCCGCAAATGACGATGCAAAGGTGCTTTCACCGCGGCATTGGCAAATCCCGATCGCAGTCGGGCCGTTGCGCGCGACGCAGCCGGCGGAAATCCTGCTTGATGGGAGCGCCGAAATCGCGGCGGGTTCCTGCGGCGATCCGGTGAAGGTCAATCTCGGCGACGTCGGTTATTACCGGGTCGAGTACGGCCCAAGGAGCCGGGAGGCGCTGGCGAAGTCGCTGACAACGATGACGCCGGAAGATCGTGTCAATTTCCTCGCCGATCAATGGGCGCTGGTGCAAGCCGGCCGTACTGAACTGGCGTCTTATCTCACGCTGACCGAAGGGATCAGCGCCGACGATCACCGCACGGTATGGGACCAGGTGATCGGCACCTTGAGCAGGCTCGATCGTCTCGCCCGCGATCGCAGCGCACGACCGGCGCTGCAAGCTTACGCACGCGCGAGGTTGCGTCCGGTGTTCGACCGGCTCGGCTGGGATGCGACCGGGCCCGACAATGACGACGAGGCCCTGCTGCGCAGCAGCCTGATCCGGGCGCTCGGCGAATTCGGCGACGTCGAAATTATTGCCGAAGCGAAACGGCGCTTCGCCGGCTTCGTGCAAAACCCGCAATCCCTGCCAAGCGCATTGCGCGATACGGTCGCGCAAGTCGTCGGCATCAGCGCCGATCGCGCCAGCTATGACACGCTGATTTCGCTGGCGCGCAAAAGCACCGTGACCAGCGAGCGGCTGCGCTACTATTATGCCGCCGCCAGCGCGCGCGATGCGACCCTTGCTCGCGCCACGCTGGCGCTGACCCTGACCGATGAGCTGCCGAGTACAATCATCAACGGCATTATCAGCGCGGTCGCCTCGTCCGGCGAGCAACCCGATCTGGCCTGGGATTTCGTGCAGCAGAATCTGGATGCGCTCACCGCGCGGCAGGGACCTTCGTTCCGTGACGCCTTCATCCCCGAGGTCATGACCAACTTCAGCGACGAAACCCATGCCATCGAGCTTGCGCACTTTGCCCCGGCGCAGGCAACCTCCGGCGGCCGCGTCATGGTCGCGCGTGCGCTGGAAACGATTGCGATCGCGGACGATCTCAAGACCCGCGCGTTGCCGGCGATCGATGCCTGGACCAAAACGCATAATGGCCGGTGA
- a CDS encoding DUF488 domain-containing protein, producing the protein MPTLHIKRVYERPSPEDGVRILVDRLWPRGLTKEAAALDYWCKDIAPSPELRKWFDHREDRFDEFRRRYRLELKSNPSLPEFRKLAKPGKATLLYAAHDAKVNHAVVLAEYIQALKAKAPPKRRSVRKS; encoded by the coding sequence ATGCCAACGCTTCACATCAAGCGCGTCTATGAACGCCCTTCTCCGGAGGACGGCGTCAGAATATTGGTGGACCGTCTCTGGCCGCGCGGACTCACGAAGGAAGCGGCAGCGCTCGACTATTGGTGCAAGGACATTGCGCCCTCCCCCGAGCTTCGCAAATGGTTCGATCATCGCGAGGACCGGTTCGACGAGTTCAGGCGCCGGTACCGCCTCGAACTGAAGTCAAATCCTTCTCTTCCGGAATTTCGGAAGCTGGCGAAACCCGGCAAAGCGACGTTGCTGTACGCCGCACACGACGCCAAGGTGAACCATGCGGTCGTGCTGGCCGAATACATCCAGGCCTTGAAAGCCAAAGCCCCGCCGAAGCGCCGGAGCGTTCGAAAATCCTGA
- a CDS encoding methylated-DNA--[protein]-cysteine S-methyltransferase — translation MSQSATQKYALFDTAIGRCGIAWNDIGVLAVRLPFASDDKMRAHLRNKCGDLEEAAPPPHIRLAIDAITSLMNGEAVDLSGIDLDMARVPDFDRRVYEIARSIPPGSTLTYGDIAKRLGGLELARDVGQALGHNPFAIVVPCHRVLAAGGKPGGFSAPGGRSTKLRMLAIENAYVNDTPSLFDFSKRQRPRQTEGNPKPSLGNSRRRAG, via the coding sequence ATGTCACAGAGTGCAACGCAAAAATATGCCCTGTTCGACACCGCGATCGGGCGATGCGGCATCGCATGGAACGATATCGGCGTGCTGGCGGTGCGTCTTCCCTTTGCCAGCGACGATAAAATGCGCGCGCATCTGCGCAACAAGTGCGGCGATCTCGAAGAGGCTGCGCCACCGCCTCATATACGCCTTGCCATCGATGCCATCACGTCCCTGATGAACGGCGAAGCCGTTGACCTCTCCGGTATCGACCTTGATATGGCGCGGGTGCCGGATTTCGACCGCCGCGTTTATGAGATTGCCCGCAGCATCCCGCCCGGATCAACCCTCACCTATGGGGATATTGCGAAACGCCTTGGCGGCCTCGAATTGGCGCGGGATGTCGGTCAGGCCTTGGGGCATAACCCCTTTGCGATCGTTGTGCCCTGCCACCGCGTGCTCGCCGCCGGCGGCAAGCCGGGCGGATTTTCAGCTCCCGGCGGCCGATCGACGAAGTTGCGCATGCTCGCGATCGAGAACGCCTATGTGAACGACACGCCTTCCCTGTTCGACTTTTCGAAACGGCAACGCCCGCGCCAGACCGAGGGAAATCCGAAGCCAAGCCTTGGGAATAGCCGCCGACGGGCGGGATGA
- a CDS encoding methylated-DNA--[protein]-cysteine S-methyltransferase — translation MIDSPLGRLKLIASDKGLAAVLWENDDPRRVRLSPLEPDPDNGFLKETERQLKAYFNGKLKKFTVPLDFKGTDFQKSVWAALLTIPFGETRSYGEIAKQIGRPDASRAVGAANGRNPIAIIAPCHRVLGTSGKLTGFAAGLEAKDELLKLEGRDPLLGLAGQGRRKEQNQSRWIIQ, via the coding sequence ATGATCGACTCGCCGCTCGGCAGGCTCAAACTGATTGCCAGCGACAAGGGCTTGGCCGCGGTCCTGTGGGAGAACGACGATCCTCGGCGCGTCCGTCTCAGCCCGCTGGAGCCGGATCCGGACAACGGGTTCCTGAAGGAGACCGAGAGGCAGCTGAAGGCCTACTTCAACGGCAAACTGAAGAAATTCACCGTACCCCTGGATTTCAAAGGGACTGATTTCCAGAAAAGTGTCTGGGCAGCGTTGCTCACGATTCCGTTCGGCGAAACGCGCAGCTATGGCGAAATCGCCAAACAGATCGGCAGGCCCGATGCATCGCGGGCGGTCGGCGCGGCGAACGGCAGGAATCCGATCGCGATCATTGCGCCGTGCCATCGCGTCCTCGGCACCAGCGGCAAGCTGACCGGCTTTGCCGCTGGGCTCGAAGCAAAAGATGAGCTGCTGAAGCTGGAGGGCCGCGATCCCCTTCTTGGCCTCGCAGGTCAAGGGCGGCGAAAAGAACAAAACCAATCCAGGTGGATCATACAGTAA